In Clupea harengus chromosome 25, Ch_v2.0.2, whole genome shotgun sequence, one genomic interval encodes:
- the LOC105903817 gene encoding zinc finger protein 853-like isoform X1, giving the protein MTYVTVSNLQTQLASIMELLTKAAISEIIKVFDDSYTVLRLEISQNQNEKEALKRKLQEVQEQLTCVRMRLESGLPPSNCPPPTNHHGLEDWTSSFRGGEAVTEGICPEQQLTSEHQQSFRENPCLVRIKEERPGDDLWNQEAESVRYDITVAGNAGVSQQLSQEPVEFGDLRLKVEQVSQVEQVSQGGSTEEDQAQSCAVDQQWNLITEEEGNADDSFPPLLPRFELAIGYFHSNPISPEHHAPPDTSHTPPPLPGTSAEAVSAFLGTNIYVAPPQGRRTGKKPVICPVCNKQLQAPSELVKHMRTHTGERPYACGICGMHFTLKSSLKTHERLHSGLRPYSCSECGKDYTLMHHLKRHMHSHFREQSARPQAQQQQQQHHQQPRDTHGPQRTKEF; this is encoded by the exons ATGACTTACGTTACCGTTAGCAATTTACAGACGCAGTTGGCTTCTATAATGGAGCTCTTGACAAAGGCAGCTATTTCAGAAATAATCAAAGTTTTTGACGACAGTTACACGGTATTGCGCCTTGAGATTTCCCAAAATCAAAACGAAAAAGAAGCACTGAAAAGGAAATTACAGGAAGTACAAGAGCAGCTTACATGCGTGCGAATGCGACTTGAATCAG GCCTACCCCCTTCCAACTGCCCTCCCCCCACAAATCATCATGGGTTAGAGGACTGGACAAGTTCATTCAGAGGCGGAGAGGCGGTGACAGAGGGTATCTGCCCTGAACAGCAGCTCACCAGTGAGCACCAG CAGTCTTTCAGAGAGAACCCATGCCTCGTGCGCATCAAAGAAGAGAGACCTGGAGATGATCTTTGGAACCAAGAAGCAG AGTCTGTGAGGTATGACATCACTGTTGCTGGGAACGCCGGAGTCAGCCAGCAGCTCTCtcag GAGCCTGTGGAGTTTGGTGATCTCAGGCTGAAGGTGGAGCAGGTGTCCCAGGTGGAGCAGGTGTCCCAGGGTGGTTCCACGGAGGAGGACCAGGCCCAGAGCTGTGCAGTGGACCAGCAGTGGAACCTCATCACCGAAGAGGAAGGCAACGCGGACGACAGCTTCCCACCACTCCTCCCCAGGTTCGAGCTAGCCATCGGCTACTTCCACTCCAACCCCATCAGCCCCGAGCACCATGCCCCTCCGGACACgtcccacaccccacccccgctGCCTGGAACCAGCGCAGAGGCGGTCAGCGCTTTCCTGGGGACTAATATATATGTTGCGCCGCCTCAGGGGAGGCGCACGGGGAAGAAGCCCGTCATCTGCCCGGTGTGCAACaagcagctgcaggcgccttCTGAACTCGTCAAGCACATGCGGACGCACACGGGCGAGCGGCCGTACGCCTGCGGAATCTGTGGCATGCACTTCACGCTAAAGAGCAGCCTGAAGACGCACGAGAGGCTCCACAGCGGCCTGCGGCCGTACAGCTGCTCAGAGTGCGGCAAGGACTACACGCTCATGCACCACCTGAAgagacacatgcactctcacttCAGGGAGCAGAGCGCCAGGccccaggcccagcagcagcagcagcagcatcatcagcagccACGGGACACGCACGGCCCTCAAAGAACTAAGGAGTTTTAA
- the LOC105903818 gene encoding homeotic protein spalt-major-like isoform X2, giving the protein MQIKEERLEDDLWNQGLEPMKYETTTAGNSHFNRRLYTDRSSSQRNPESTPGPKHPSFTFTQDPSTHMSCIPDINSHLTQTSISNTHLAYPQSSNTYPPDPPAHFTDMHGPQGDLKHAQGTSRALTHAQDCHTPVTTHVPEALEFGELRLKAERREEEQAALGHQETRGERGREKQTDGRPADQEDAQLWGPLTEEEEEEEEEHDSDTNHSFDELLYGMEQYSHVHGDELHLDTSQTPPSMHDTSVEVFGADMAVTQSQLLQRTAHQGHMQARRTAPPTGSQFHPHVPSHELPPHICSICKKDFTSLPYLRKHLRSHSGERPFTCSICYKHFLCSSHLTIHLRTHTGERPYACSTCGKRFTQQSSLKTHQSVHSGLRPYSCSYCGKNYTLMHHLKRHMGTHEKC; this is encoded by the exons ATGCAGATCAAAGAGGAAAGGCTTGAGGATGACCTGTGGAACCAAGGATtag AGCCCATGAAATATGAGACTACCACTGCCGGCAACTCACATTTCAACCGGCGGCTCTACACAGATCGCTCAAGTTCGCAACGCAATCCAGAATCAACCCCGGGACCAAAGCATCCATCCTTCACATTCACCCAGGACCCCTCTACACACATGTCATGCATACCAGACATCAACTCGCATCTCACACAAACCAGCATCTCAAATACACATCTTGCATACCCACAAAGTTCAAACACGTATCCACCTGACCCACCCGCACACTTCACAGACATGCATGGACCGCAGGGAGACCTCAAACATGCACAGGGCACCAGCAGAGCCCTCACGCACGCACAGGACTGTCACACTCCCGTCACCACACACGTGCCGGAGGCGTTGGAGTTCGGCGAGCTGAGGCTGAAGGCTGAGCGgcgggaggaggagcaggcggCCCTGGGCCACCAGGAGACGCGAGGGGAGCGTGGACGGGAGAAACAGACCGACGGCCGGCCAGCGGACCAGGAGGACGCTCAGCTGTGGGGTCCCCtcacagaagaggaggaggaggaggaggaggaacacgACAGCGATACGAACCACAGCTTTGACGAGCTGCTCTATGGGATGGAGCAGTACTCCCATGTGCATGGAGACGAGCTGCACCTAGACACGTCGCAGACGCCTCCTTCCATGCACGACACCAGCGTGGAGGTGTTCGGGGCCGACATGGCCGTGACGCAGTCTCAGCTCCTGCAGAGGACGGCTCATCAGGGACACATGCAGGCGAGACGCACGGCGCCCCCTACGGGCTCACAGTTCCACCCACACGTGCCCTCGCACGAGCTGCCCCCCCACATCTGCAGCATCTGCAAGAAAGACTTCACCAGCTTGCCTTACCTGCGCAAACACCTGCGCAGCCACTCCGGCGAGAGGCCCTTCACCTGTTCCATCTGCTACAAGCACTTCCTGTGCTCCTCGCACCTGACCATCCACCTGCGCACGCACACGGGCGAGCGGCCGTACGCCTGCAGCACCTGCGGGAAGAGGTTCACCCAGCAGAGCAGCCTGAAGACGCACCAGAGCGTCCACAGCGGCCTGCGGCCGTACAGCTGCTCCTACTGCGGCAAGAACTACACCCTCATGCACCACCTCAAGagacacatgggcacacacgaGAAGTGCtga
- the LOC105903818 gene encoding homeotic protein spalt-major-like isoform X1, which yields MTDVNCGSLQTQLGAIMEVLAKAAITEIIQLFDDSYAVLRLEISRHQNDNVELKRKLQEAKEELRTVQIRIEADDLAGQDWSPLRGGVGGAARCSSPEQPLSAEDKCSSTQGQESDLMQIKEERLEDDLWNQGLEPMKYETTTAGNSHFNRRLYTDRSSSQRNPESTPGPKHPSFTFTQDPSTHMSCIPDINSHLTQTSISNTHLAYPQSSNTYPPDPPAHFTDMHGPQGDLKHAQGTSRALTHAQDCHTPVTTHVPEALEFGELRLKAERREEEQAALGHQETRGERGREKQTDGRPADQEDAQLWGPLTEEEEEEEEEHDSDTNHSFDELLYGMEQYSHVHGDELHLDTSQTPPSMHDTSVEVFGADMAVTQSQLLQRTAHQGHMQARRTAPPTGSQFHPHVPSHELPPHICSICKKDFTSLPYLRKHLRSHSGERPFTCSICYKHFLCSSHLTIHLRTHTGERPYACSTCGKRFTQQSSLKTHQSVHSGLRPYSCSYCGKNYTLMHHLKRHMGTHEKC from the exons ATGACTGACGTTAATTGTGGGTCTTTACAGACCCAGTTGGGTGCTATAATGGAAGTCTTAGCAAAGGCTGCTATCACAGAAATAATACAACTTTTTGACGACAGCTATGCAGTGTTGCGCCTTGAGATTTCCCGACATCAAAACGATAATGTGGAGCTTAAAAGGAAATTGCAAGAGGCGAAAGAAGAACTAAGGACTGTACAAATACGAATTGAAGCAG ATGACCTGGCAGGACAGGACTGGAGCCCACtgagaggtggggtggggggggcagcaAGATGCAGCAGCCCTGAACAGCCACTGAGTGCTGAGGACAAG TGTTCGAGCACCCAGGGGCAGGAGTCAGACTTAATGCAGATCAAAGAGGAAAGGCTTGAGGATGACCTGTGGAACCAAGGATtag AGCCCATGAAATATGAGACTACCACTGCCGGCAACTCACATTTCAACCGGCGGCTCTACACAGATCGCTCAAGTTCGCAACGCAATCCAGAATCAACCCCGGGACCAAAGCATCCATCCTTCACATTCACCCAGGACCCCTCTACACACATGTCATGCATACCAGACATCAACTCGCATCTCACACAAACCAGCATCTCAAATACACATCTTGCATACCCACAAAGTTCAAACACGTATCCACCTGACCCACCCGCACACTTCACAGACATGCATGGACCGCAGGGAGACCTCAAACATGCACAGGGCACCAGCAGAGCCCTCACGCACGCACAGGACTGTCACACTCCCGTCACCACACACGTGCCGGAGGCGTTGGAGTTCGGCGAGCTGAGGCTGAAGGCTGAGCGgcgggaggaggagcaggcggCCCTGGGCCACCAGGAGACGCGAGGGGAGCGTGGACGGGAGAAACAGACCGACGGCCGGCCAGCGGACCAGGAGGACGCTCAGCTGTGGGGTCCCCtcacagaagaggaggaggaggaggaggaggaacacgACAGCGATACGAACCACAGCTTTGACGAGCTGCTCTATGGGATGGAGCAGTACTCCCATGTGCATGGAGACGAGCTGCACCTAGACACGTCGCAGACGCCTCCTTCCATGCACGACACCAGCGTGGAGGTGTTCGGGGCCGACATGGCCGTGACGCAGTCTCAGCTCCTGCAGAGGACGGCTCATCAGGGACACATGCAGGCGAGACGCACGGCGCCCCCTACGGGCTCACAGTTCCACCCACACGTGCCCTCGCACGAGCTGCCCCCCCACATCTGCAGCATCTGCAAGAAAGACTTCACCAGCTTGCCTTACCTGCGCAAACACCTGCGCAGCCACTCCGGCGAGAGGCCCTTCACCTGTTCCATCTGCTACAAGCACTTCCTGTGCTCCTCGCACCTGACCATCCACCTGCGCACGCACACGGGCGAGCGGCCGTACGCCTGCAGCACCTGCGGGAAGAGGTTCACCCAGCAGAGCAGCCTGAAGACGCACCAGAGCGTCCACAGCGGCCTGCGGCCGTACAGCTGCTCCTACTGCGGCAAGAACTACACCCTCATGCACCACCTCAAGagacacatgggcacacacgaGAAGTGCtga
- the LOC116219621 gene encoding zinc finger protein 875-like isoform X1: MTNVTVSNLQTQLASIMELLAKAAISEIIKLFDDSYTVLRLEISQNQNEKEALKRKLQEVQEQLTCVRMRLETGLPPSNCPPPTNHHHGLEDWTSSFRGGEEVTEGICPQQQLTSEHQQSFRENPCLVRIKEERPGDDLWNQEAESVRYDITVAGNAGVSQQLSQEPVEFGDLRLKVEQVSQGGSTEENQAQSCAVDQHGSQHWNLNNKNEGNADDSFPPLLPRIELAIDYFHSNPISPEHHAPPDTSHTPPPLPGTSAEAVSAFLGTNIYVAPPQGRRTGKKPIICPVCNKQLQAPSELVKHMRTHTGERPYACGICGMHFTQKSSLKTHERLHSGLRPYSCSECGKDYTLMHHLKRHMHSHFREQSARLQAQQQQHHHQPRDTHGPQRTKEF; encoded by the exons ATGACTAACGTTACTGTTAGCAATTTACAGACGCAGTTGGCTTCTATAATGGAGCTCTTGGCAAAGGCAGCTATTTCAGAAATAATCAAACTTTTTGACGACAGTTACACGGTATTGCGCCTTGAGATTTCCCAAAATCAAAACGAAAAAGAAGCACTGAAAAGGAAATTACAGGAAGTACAAGAGCAGCTTACATGTGTTCGAATGCGACTTGAAACAG GCCTACCCCCTTCCAACTGCCCTCCCCCCACAAATCATCATCATGGGTTAGAGGACTGGACGAGTTCATTCAGAGGCGGAGAGGAAGTGACAGAGGGTATCTGCCCCCAACAGCAGCTCACCAGTGAGCACCAG CAGTCTTTCAGAGAGAACCCATGCCTCGTGCGCATCAAAGAAGAGAGACCTGGAGATGATCTTTGGAACCAAGAAGCAG AGTCTGTGAGGTATGACATCACTGTTGCTGGGAACGCCGGAGTCAGCCAGCAGCTCTCTcag GAGCCTGTGGAGTTTGGTGATCTCAGGCTGAAGGTGGAGCAGGTGTCCCAGGGTGGTTCCACTGAGGAGAACCAGGCCCAGAGCTGTGCAGTGGACCAGCACGGGTCCCAGCACTGGAACCTCAACAACAAAAACGAAGGCAACGCGGACGACAGCTTCCCACCGCTCCTCCCCAGGATCGAGCTGGCCATCGACTACTTCCACTCCAACCCCATCAGCCCCGAGCACCATGCCCCTCCGGACACgtcccacaccccacccccgctGCCTGGAACCAGCGCAGAGGCAGTCAGCGCGTTCCTGGGGACCAATATATATGTCGCGCCGCCTCAGGGGAGGCGCACGGGGAAGAAGCCCATCATCTGCCCGGTGTGCAACAAGCAGCTGCAGGCGCCCTCTGAACTCGTCAAGCACATGCGGACGCACACGGGCGAGCGGCCGTACGCCTGCGGAATCTGTGGCATGCACTTCACGCAAAAGAGCAGCCTGAAGACGCACGAGAGGCTCCACAGCGGCCTGCGGCCGTACAGCTGCTCCGAGTGCGGCAAGGACTACACGCTCATGCACCACCTGAAgagacacatgcactctcacttCAGGGAGCAGAGCGCCAGGctccaggcccagcagcagcagcatcatcatcagccACGGGACACGCACGGCCCTCAAAGAACCAAGGAGTTTTAA
- the LOC105903817 gene encoding zinc finger protein 629-like isoform X2: MTYVTVSNLQTQLASIMELLTKAAISEIIKVFDDSYTVLRLEISQNQNEKEALKRKLQEVQEQLTCVRMRLESGLPPSNCPPPTNHHGLEDWTSSFRGGEAVTEGICPEQQLTSEHQSFRENPCLVRIKEERPGDDLWNQEAESVRYDITVAGNAGVSQQLSQEPVEFGDLRLKVEQVSQVEQVSQGGSTEEDQAQSCAVDQQWNLITEEEGNADDSFPPLLPRFELAIGYFHSNPISPEHHAPPDTSHTPPPLPGTSAEAVSAFLGTNIYVAPPQGRRTGKKPVICPVCNKQLQAPSELVKHMRTHTGERPYACGICGMHFTLKSSLKTHERLHSGLRPYSCSECGKDYTLMHHLKRHMHSHFREQSARPQAQQQQQQHHQQPRDTHGPQRTKEF, from the exons ATGACTTACGTTACCGTTAGCAATTTACAGACGCAGTTGGCTTCTATAATGGAGCTCTTGACAAAGGCAGCTATTTCAGAAATAATCAAAGTTTTTGACGACAGTTACACGGTATTGCGCCTTGAGATTTCCCAAAATCAAAACGAAAAAGAAGCACTGAAAAGGAAATTACAGGAAGTACAAGAGCAGCTTACATGCGTGCGAATGCGACTTGAATCAG GCCTACCCCCTTCCAACTGCCCTCCCCCCACAAATCATCATGGGTTAGAGGACTGGACAAGTTCATTCAGAGGCGGAGAGGCGGTGACAGAGGGTATCTGCCCTGAACAGCAGCTCACCAGTGAGCACCAG TCTTTCAGAGAGAACCCATGCCTCGTGCGCATCAAAGAAGAGAGACCTGGAGATGATCTTTGGAACCAAGAAGCAG AGTCTGTGAGGTATGACATCACTGTTGCTGGGAACGCCGGAGTCAGCCAGCAGCTCTCtcag GAGCCTGTGGAGTTTGGTGATCTCAGGCTGAAGGTGGAGCAGGTGTCCCAGGTGGAGCAGGTGTCCCAGGGTGGTTCCACGGAGGAGGACCAGGCCCAGAGCTGTGCAGTGGACCAGCAGTGGAACCTCATCACCGAAGAGGAAGGCAACGCGGACGACAGCTTCCCACCACTCCTCCCCAGGTTCGAGCTAGCCATCGGCTACTTCCACTCCAACCCCATCAGCCCCGAGCACCATGCCCCTCCGGACACgtcccacaccccacccccgctGCCTGGAACCAGCGCAGAGGCGGTCAGCGCTTTCCTGGGGACTAATATATATGTTGCGCCGCCTCAGGGGAGGCGCACGGGGAAGAAGCCCGTCATCTGCCCGGTGTGCAACaagcagctgcaggcgccttCTGAACTCGTCAAGCACATGCGGACGCACACGGGCGAGCGGCCGTACGCCTGCGGAATCTGTGGCATGCACTTCACGCTAAAGAGCAGCCTGAAGACGCACGAGAGGCTCCACAGCGGCCTGCGGCCGTACAGCTGCTCAGAGTGCGGCAAGGACTACACGCTCATGCACCACCTGAAgagacacatgcactctcacttCAGGGAGCAGAGCGCCAGGccccaggcccagcagcagcagcagcagcatcatcagcagccACGGGACACGCACGGCCCTCAAAGAACTAAGGAGTTTTAA
- the LOC116219621 gene encoding zinc finger protein 875-like isoform X2, whose product MTNVTVSNLQTQLASIMELLAKAAISEIIKLFDDSYTVLRLEISQNQNEKEALKRKLQEVQEQLTCVRMRLETGLPPSNCPPPTNHHHGLEDWTSSFRGGEEVTEGICPQQQLTSEHQSFRENPCLVRIKEERPGDDLWNQEAESVRYDITVAGNAGVSQQLSQEPVEFGDLRLKVEQVSQGGSTEENQAQSCAVDQHGSQHWNLNNKNEGNADDSFPPLLPRIELAIDYFHSNPISPEHHAPPDTSHTPPPLPGTSAEAVSAFLGTNIYVAPPQGRRTGKKPIICPVCNKQLQAPSELVKHMRTHTGERPYACGICGMHFTQKSSLKTHERLHSGLRPYSCSECGKDYTLMHHLKRHMHSHFREQSARLQAQQQQHHHQPRDTHGPQRTKEF is encoded by the exons ATGACTAACGTTACTGTTAGCAATTTACAGACGCAGTTGGCTTCTATAATGGAGCTCTTGGCAAAGGCAGCTATTTCAGAAATAATCAAACTTTTTGACGACAGTTACACGGTATTGCGCCTTGAGATTTCCCAAAATCAAAACGAAAAAGAAGCACTGAAAAGGAAATTACAGGAAGTACAAGAGCAGCTTACATGTGTTCGAATGCGACTTGAAACAG GCCTACCCCCTTCCAACTGCCCTCCCCCCACAAATCATCATCATGGGTTAGAGGACTGGACGAGTTCATTCAGAGGCGGAGAGGAAGTGACAGAGGGTATCTGCCCCCAACAGCAGCTCACCAGTGAGCACCAG TCTTTCAGAGAGAACCCATGCCTCGTGCGCATCAAAGAAGAGAGACCTGGAGATGATCTTTGGAACCAAGAAGCAG AGTCTGTGAGGTATGACATCACTGTTGCTGGGAACGCCGGAGTCAGCCAGCAGCTCTCTcag GAGCCTGTGGAGTTTGGTGATCTCAGGCTGAAGGTGGAGCAGGTGTCCCAGGGTGGTTCCACTGAGGAGAACCAGGCCCAGAGCTGTGCAGTGGACCAGCACGGGTCCCAGCACTGGAACCTCAACAACAAAAACGAAGGCAACGCGGACGACAGCTTCCCACCGCTCCTCCCCAGGATCGAGCTGGCCATCGACTACTTCCACTCCAACCCCATCAGCCCCGAGCACCATGCCCCTCCGGACACgtcccacaccccacccccgctGCCTGGAACCAGCGCAGAGGCAGTCAGCGCGTTCCTGGGGACCAATATATATGTCGCGCCGCCTCAGGGGAGGCGCACGGGGAAGAAGCCCATCATCTGCCCGGTGTGCAACAAGCAGCTGCAGGCGCCCTCTGAACTCGTCAAGCACATGCGGACGCACACGGGCGAGCGGCCGTACGCCTGCGGAATCTGTGGCATGCACTTCACGCAAAAGAGCAGCCTGAAGACGCACGAGAGGCTCCACAGCGGCCTGCGGCCGTACAGCTGCTCCGAGTGCGGCAAGGACTACACGCTCATGCACCACCTGAAgagacacatgcactctcacttCAGGGAGCAGAGCGCCAGGctccaggcccagcagcagcagcatcatcatcagccACGGGACACGCACGGCCCTCAAAGAACCAAGGAGTTTTAA